The following are encoded in a window of Cervus canadensis isolate Bull #8, Minnesota chromosome 11, ASM1932006v1, whole genome shotgun sequence genomic DNA:
- the C11H11orf87 gene encoding uncharacterized protein C11orf87 homolog, whose amino-acid sequence MSARAPKELRLALPPCLLNRTFASPNASGSGNASARGPGAGGGSGGTCITQVGQQLFQSFSSTLVLIVLVTLIFCLIVLSLSTFHIHKRRMKKRKMQRAQEEYERDHCGGNRGGRGLPQPEGGQASTQAKEARLERQARDSAFCAPSSASSSSPPGLPRQAPCAPPPPPAPSPPGAHTASSCLDPVGEGLLQTVVLS is encoded by the coding sequence ATGAGTGCCAGGGCGCCCAAGGAGCTGAGGCTGGCGCTGCCGCCGTGTCTCCTCAACCGGACCTTCGCTTCCCCCAACGCCAGCGGCAGCGGCAACGCGAGCGCCCGTGGGCCGGGCGCAGGCGGCGGTAGCGGCGGCACCTGCATCACGCAGGTGGGACAGCAGCTTTTCCAGTCCTTCTCCTCCACGCTGGTGCTGATTGTCCTGGTCACCCTCATCTTCTGCCTCATCGTGCTGTCCCTCTCCACTTTCCATATCCACAAGCGTaggatgaagaagaggaagatgcAGAGGGCTCAGGAGGAATATGAGCGGGATCACTGCGGCGGCAACCGCGGCGGGAGGGGGCTGCCCCAGCCCGAGGGAGGCCAGGCTTCCACCCAAGCAAAAGAAGCCCGGCTGGAGAGGCAGGCCCGGGACTCTGCCTTCTGCGCCCCATCCAGCGCTTCTTCTTCGTCTCCCCCTGGCCTACCGCGCCAGGCTCCCTGTGCTCCGCCTCCACCGCCGGCCCCCAGCCCGCCAGGAGCACACACAGCCTCCTCCTGTTTGGACCCAGTTGGCGAGGGCCTTTTGCAAACGGTGGTACTATCCTGA